A stretch of the uncultured Desulfobacter sp. genome encodes the following:
- a CDS encoding uridine kinase: protein MGKLIKESEEKGRLHIDTPMLGESLVSKEFLKTTESGEYFRMHPDINVLKIGGQSIMDRGSKAIFPIVDELISVKEDYKLLLMTGGGTRARHVYNIGVDLGMPTGVLSKLGDKVSSQNAVMLSVLLAKHGGVRIGHGDHLEQLTMFCRQGYLPITTGIPPYGFFEHPAQFGSIPPHRTDCGAFLLAENIGARSLIYLKDETGLFSKDPKKAKKKEKLKFYDKISVDELIELDLDDLIIERPILNMLKNAKCLKELQVIDALRYPEKIREALEGKHVGTIIHK from the coding sequence ATGGGAAAATTGATCAAAGAATCAGAGGAAAAGGGGCGGCTTCACATTGATACGCCGATGCTGGGGGAATCCCTGGTGAGCAAGGAATTTTTAAAAACCACCGAGTCCGGAGAGTATTTCAGGATGCATCCGGATATCAATGTGTTGAAAATCGGCGGTCAAAGCATCATGGACCGGGGATCAAAAGCGATTTTTCCCATTGTTGACGAACTGATCAGCGTTAAAGAAGATTATAAGCTGCTGCTGATGACCGGCGGCGGGACAAGGGCAAGGCACGTGTACAATATTGGCGTGGATCTAGGTATGCCCACAGGGGTGTTGTCAAAGCTTGGGGATAAGGTCTCATCCCAGAATGCGGTGATGCTCTCCGTTCTATTAGCCAAACACGGCGGTGTTCGGATCGGCCACGGGGATCACCTTGAACAGTTGACCATGTTCTGCCGCCAGGGATACCTGCCCATCACCACCGGTATACCGCCCTATGGCTTTTTTGAACATCCGGCGCAATTCGGTTCCATTCCTCCCCACAGAACCGACTGTGGGGCTTTTCTGTTGGCTGAGAATATCGGAGCCAGGTCCCTGATCTATCTCAAGGACGAGACAGGGCTTTTTTCAAAGGATCCCAAAAAGGCAAAGAAAAAAGAGAAACTAAAATTTTATGATAAGATCTCCGTGGATGAGCTGATTGAGCTGGACCTGGATGATTTGATTATTGAGCGTCCAATTCTCAATATGCTTAAAAATGCCAAATGTTTGAAAGAGTTGCAGGTGATTGATGCGCTGCGCTATCCTGAAAAGATCAGAGAGGCGCTTGAGGGCAAGCATGTAGGAACGATTATTCATAAATGA
- a CDS encoding helix-turn-helix transcriptional regulator — protein sequence MAHKNIPGSGRQERYIQASILLGLIPAPSYGYELISTIQTFGFIEGTAPPGMIYRHLRQMEDDNLLSSQWDTEQAGAAKRIYTITDEGREVLDLWIRFMQDRADKLNGFIKMYQEKTG from the coding sequence ATGGCACATAAAAATATACCGGGGTCAGGCCGACAGGAACGCTATATCCAGGCCTCTATCCTTCTTGGGTTGATACCTGCCCCATCTTATGGATACGAACTGATTTCCACTATTCAGACCTTTGGTTTCATTGAGGGCACGGCACCTCCCGGAATGATTTACCGACATTTGCGGCAAATGGAAGATGACAATCTGCTCAGTTCACAATGGGACACCGAGCAGGCCGGGGCGGCCAAACGGATTTACACCATCACCGACGAGGGCAGGGAGGTCCTGGACTTGTGGATCCGGTTCATGCAGGACCGGGCAGATAAACTCAATGGGTTTATCAAAATGTACCAGGAGAAAACGGGGTAA
- a CDS encoding DUF4242 domain-containing protein: MSKTKKYMMVHNSPDVDWEVIKENWRKLATVEAATWVRTYYNDKIGMRFCIWLAPTEEILKDIFTEIGISWESITQVEETVPDVWRGTWADDLAEAYGRTGM, encoded by the coding sequence ATGAGTAAAACAAAAAAATACATGATGGTTCATAACTCCCCCGATGTTGACTGGGAAGTAATTAAGGAGAACTGGCGCAAACTGGCAACCGTTGAAGCAGCAACCTGGGTGAGAACCTACTACAACGACAAAATCGGCATGCGCTTCTGCATCTGGCTGGCCCCCACCGAAGAAATTCTGAAAGATATTTTCACTGAAATCGGCATCAGCTGGGAAAGCATCACCCAAGTAGAGGAAACCGTCCCCGATGTTTGGAGAGGAACGTGGGCGGACGATCTTGCTGAAGCATATGGAAGAACCGGAATGTAA
- a CDS encoding sigma 54-interacting transcriptional regulator — translation METIRQAIEKNELLNQLLEAIGDGVFVLDLTGKIVAWNSAMESITGYSFNEIKGKSCRTLKFSYCFGRGCPSGLHDCKILKTGKTTPTECMINHRDGHALSVSKKARVIRNNRGHIIGVIETVIDLTELKNARLKMEEATRRLGELNRLGGIIAKSQVMQNVFSFIKASAAGETTIFIQGESGTGKELVAGAIHSIGERRDKPMITVNCSALSESLLESELFGHVKGAFTGANRDRIGRFEQADQGTIFLDEIGEISPYIQLKLLRVLQEKEIERVGESKKRKVNIRIITATNKDLKSLVDEDRFREDLYYRLKVFPIFLPPLRDRREDIPLLVNHFIKLNNKISGGTVTGMAKPALKVFMEYDWPGNIRELANAIEHAFVLCVGRQIEPEDLPVEIIGQNTVCAEPCQSQPVPAPSRKKQRQPLERDRLLALLRDSGWNKAEVARQTGFSRAAIWKYMKKWNIPMKCED, via the coding sequence ATGGAAACCATTCGACAGGCGATCGAGAAAAACGAACTGCTCAATCAGTTGCTGGAAGCTATCGGCGACGGTGTGTTCGTGCTGGATCTTACCGGAAAAATCGTGGCCTGGAATTCGGCCATGGAATCCATTACCGGATATTCATTCAACGAAATTAAAGGAAAAAGCTGCCGGACCCTCAAGTTCAGCTATTGTTTCGGACGAGGCTGTCCTTCCGGTTTGCATGACTGCAAGATACTTAAAACCGGGAAAACCACACCGACTGAATGCATGATCAACCACCGGGACGGGCATGCCCTTTCGGTGAGTAAAAAAGCCCGGGTCATTAGAAATAATCGCGGACACATTATAGGTGTGATTGAAACCGTTATTGATCTGACTGAGCTTAAAAACGCCCGGCTGAAGATGGAAGAAGCAACCCGCCGGTTAGGAGAGTTGAATCGGTTGGGCGGCATCATCGCTAAAAGTCAGGTCATGCAGAATGTATTTTCTTTCATAAAAGCGTCGGCCGCCGGCGAAACGACAATTTTTATCCAGGGCGAGAGCGGAACGGGAAAAGAACTTGTGGCCGGGGCCATTCATTCCATTGGCGAAAGAAGGGACAAGCCCATGATTACGGTTAACTGCAGTGCGTTGTCCGAGTCATTATTGGAAAGCGAGTTGTTCGGACATGTTAAAGGTGCGTTTACCGGCGCTAACCGGGATCGGATCGGGCGATTTGAACAGGCTGACCAGGGTACGATTTTTTTAGATGAAATCGGTGAAATTTCACCTTATATCCAGCTAAAACTGTTGCGTGTACTCCAGGAAAAAGAGATCGAACGCGTTGGGGAGTCTAAAAAACGCAAGGTGAATATCCGGATTATTACCGCCACAAATAAGGATTTGAAATCACTTGTTGATGAAGACCGTTTCAGGGAGGATCTCTATTATCGCCTCAAAGTGTTTCCCATCTTTTTGCCTCCCCTAAGAGATCGTAGAGAAGACATCCCGCTGCTGGTCAACCATTTTATCAAGCTGAATAACAAGATATCCGGGGGAACCGTTACCGGCATGGCAAAACCGGCTCTAAAGGTCTTTATGGAATATGACTGGCCCGGAAATATCCGTGAATTGGCCAACGCCATTGAACATGCATTTGTGCTCTGCGTCGGCCGCCAGATAGAACCTGAAGATCTCCCCGTTGAAATTATCGGACAAAATACTGTCTGTGCTGAACCATGCCAATCACAACCGGTTCCGGCCCCTTCTCGTAAAAAGCAGCGGCAGCCCCTGGAGCGGGACCGCTTACTGGCCCTTCTGCGTGACTCAGGATGGAATAAAGCTGAAGTTGCCAGGCAAACCGGTTTCAGCCGGGCCGCCATTTGGAAGTATATGAAAAAGTGGAATATTCCCATGAAGTGTGAAGACTAA
- a CDS encoding ATP-binding cassette domain-containing protein encodes MNAPASLYTLSHICHYYGSKKVLDIDEFSIPAGSILGLSGPNGSGKSTLLKLLAFAMAPSQGEIHFNGRREHPMSARVRSRVTLMTQTPYLLKRSVLDNVTYGLKIRKETQKLRQRAANAMAAVGLDFDEFHNRAWHQLSGGEAQRVALAARLILEPRALLLDEPVASVDGQSARLIRRASLAARDKWGCTLIVVSHDLAWLNAFSDIRVSMEKGRIFSTHTEIILPPPYQTEKIGSTVNWILPVSSDRHIILPSKTGETALIPADKINIVKDVEAPSDEKNQIPVLVTRMALEPKTGRIEVDVDANTFRLTLLLSKNQTGALNLQPGEKRNLVFRAQDVVWR; translated from the coding sequence ATGAACGCTCCGGCATCTTTATACACCCTTAGCCACATCTGCCACTACTACGGCAGTAAAAAGGTGCTTGATATTGACGAATTCAGCATCCCGGCAGGCAGCATATTAGGCCTGTCCGGGCCCAACGGCAGTGGAAAAAGCACGCTTTTAAAACTTTTAGCATTTGCCATGGCCCCCAGCCAGGGCGAAATCCATTTCAACGGTCGCAGGGAACACCCCATGTCCGCCCGGGTTAGATCCAGAGTCACACTGATGACCCAGACCCCATATCTGCTCAAACGCTCAGTCCTGGATAATGTTACCTACGGCCTTAAAATCCGAAAAGAGACCCAAAAGCTAAGACAGCGGGCAGCCAACGCCATGGCTGCGGTCGGTCTCGACTTTGACGAATTCCACAATAGGGCCTGGCACCAGTTATCCGGCGGCGAAGCCCAGCGTGTGGCCCTGGCGGCCAGACTGATCCTTGAACCCCGGGCTCTGCTGCTCGACGAACCGGTTGCCAGTGTGGACGGGCAAAGCGCCCGCCTCATTCGCCGGGCCTCTTTGGCGGCCCGGGACAAATGGGGGTGTACCCTGATCGTAGTCAGCCACGATCTGGCCTGGCTCAATGCCTTTAGTGACATCCGTGTCTCCATGGAAAAGGGCCGGATTTTTTCTACCCACACAGAGATTATACTTCCGCCGCCCTACCAGACTGAAAAAATCGGCAGCACAGTCAATTGGATTTTGCCCGTATCCAGCGACCGGCATATCATTCTCCCTTCAAAAACCGGGGAAACGGCGCTGATACCGGCAGACAAAATCAATATCGTCAAGGATGTTGAAGCCCCATCCGACGAAAAGAATCAGATCCCGGTTCTGGTCACCCGAATGGCACTGGAACCCAAAACCGGCCGCATTGAGGTTGACGTTGACGCAAACACTTTCAGACTAACCCTTTTATTGTCAAAAAATCAGACCGGAGCATTAAATCTTCAGCCCGGGGAAAAAAGAAACCTGGTTTTCAGAGCCCAGGATGTTGTCTGGCGTTAA
- a CDS encoding ABC transporter permease, whose translation MAFLVEGFLRAIELLISGDISTWSAVSATVQASTGSMLVSLLTGLPCGFVLGYFDFRFKRPIRTILDTLLALPTVCVGLIVYAFISSKGPLGEMGLLFTLTGIAVGQTILAFPVVTAITASIIENIDPALKLTLVSLGAGKKNIILTCLWEVRFGILAAAVTAYGRVLTEVGISMIVGGNIKYHTRTMTTAIALETNKGMFADGIALGIVLIMIAFTVNLSLSFLRKR comes from the coding sequence ATGGCATTTCTCGTAGAAGGGTTTCTTAGGGCGATCGAACTGCTGATCAGTGGGGATATCTCCACCTGGTCGGCAGTTTCAGCCACGGTCCAGGCATCGACAGGTTCCATGCTGGTCAGTCTTTTAACCGGACTGCCCTGCGGGTTTGTTCTGGGTTATTTTGATTTTAGATTCAAACGCCCCATAAGAACGATCCTGGATACGCTTTTGGCCCTGCCTACAGTGTGTGTTGGACTGATTGTCTATGCGTTCATCTCTTCCAAAGGCCCTTTGGGAGAGATGGGCCTTTTATTTACCCTGACCGGTATTGCCGTGGGCCAGACGATCCTGGCTTTTCCTGTGGTGACAGCCATCACGGCGTCCATCATTGAAAATATCGACCCTGCCCTGAAGCTGACCCTGGTGTCACTGGGTGCAGGGAAAAAAAATATCATTTTAACCTGCCTGTGGGAGGTCCGGTTTGGTATTCTTGCCGCGGCAGTCACGGCATACGGCCGTGTCCTTACCGAGGTGGGCATCTCCATGATTGTGGGCGGTAATATAAAATATCACACCCGGACCATGACCACGGCCATTGCCCTGGAAACCAACAAAGGCATGTTCGCCGACGGTATTGCGCTGGGAATCGTTTTGATAATGATTGCATTCACGGTAAACTTAAGCCTCTCTTTTCTGCGCAAAAGGTAA
- a CDS encoding substrate-binding domain-containing protein — protein sequence MKSKKCLSVLFAVLMVLSCAITVQAGEKTELMMATTTSTDNTGLLDYLIPFFEQETGIALKWTATGTGKALKLGQNCDVDVLLVHAPPAEKAYIASNYGKDRREIMYNDFVIIGPKSDPAGIKGKKISQALSAIKTKKAFFMSRGDDSGTNKKEKLLWKNAGIALPDKEQWYVQTGQGMLATINVTQERNGYTMTDRGTYIKYQDQQGGNAPLTVLVEGDDILLNQYSVLTLNPKNCPRAKYDLALKFSDWMASESAQKKIGEFRLLGKKLFIPNAK from the coding sequence ATGAAATCCAAAAAATGTTTATCCGTATTATTTGCCGTCCTCATGGTTCTATCCTGTGCCATTACGGTGCAGGCCGGCGAAAAAACAGAACTGATGATGGCCACTACCACCTCCACTGACAACACAGGGTTGCTTGATTACCTGATTCCTTTTTTTGAACAGGAGACCGGAATCGCCCTGAAATGGACGGCCACAGGAACAGGCAAAGCCCTTAAACTTGGCCAGAACTGTGATGTGGATGTGCTGCTGGTCCATGCGCCACCGGCTGAAAAAGCATATATTGCTTCGAATTACGGCAAAGACCGGCGGGAAATCATGTATAATGATTTTGTAATCATCGGTCCGAAATCAGATCCGGCCGGTATAAAAGGCAAAAAGATTTCCCAGGCCCTGTCAGCCATAAAGACCAAGAAAGCCTTCTTCATGAGCCGTGGAGATGATTCGGGTACCAACAAAAAAGAGAAACTGCTCTGGAAAAATGCAGGCATTGCATTGCCGGACAAAGAACAATGGTACGTCCAAACCGGTCAGGGTATGCTGGCCACCATCAATGTGACCCAAGAAAGAAACGGCTACACCATGACCGATCGCGGCACCTATATCAAATATCAGGACCAGCAAGGCGGGAATGCCCCTTTAACCGTTCTGGTGGAAGGGGATGACATCCTCTTGAACCAGTACTCGGTGTTGACCCTGAACCCTAAAAACTGCCCTAGAGCCAAGTATGACCTGGCTTTAAAATTTTCCGACTGGATGGCCTCGGAATCTGCCCAGAAGAAGATCGGCGAATTCCGGCTTCTGGGGAAAAAACTGTTTATCCCCAATGCCAAATAA